A single Dongia rigui DNA region contains:
- a CDS encoding PAS domain-containing protein produces the protein MLQAASGRIPHKNDLDLANFAAIMPHLALVAITKPDRCLYRVAGERLKERVGLNLAGRNYYDFVEPERRQIAAAAMHMVIDTPCAFRAEIRQTYSGDIALMIEASGFPLLSSERGVDGFILFADQGIDQHDELATPNPILQSASLRRRDLIDLGSGIDDTFEDLIEAS, from the coding sequence ATGCTTCAGGCAGCCAGCGGCCGCATTCCGCACAAGAACGACCTCGACCTTGCGAACTTTGCCGCGATCATGCCGCATCTGGCTTTGGTCGCCATCACAAAGCCCGATCGGTGCCTCTATCGCGTCGCAGGGGAACGCCTGAAAGAGCGGGTCGGCCTCAACCTCGCCGGACGGAACTACTATGATTTCGTCGAGCCCGAACGTCGGCAGATCGCTGCTGCCGCCATGCATATGGTGATCGACACGCCCTGCGCCTTTCGGGCGGAAATTCGCCAGACCTACTCAGGCGACATCGCCCTGATGATCGAGGCCAGCGGCTTTCCGCTGCTGTCCTCCGAAAGGGGTGTCGATGGCTTCATCCTGTTCGCCGACCAAGGCATTGACCAGCACGACGAATTGGCGACACCGAACCCGATTCTGCAAAGCGCCAGCCTGCGGCGACGCGACCTCATCGATCTTGGTTCCGGGATCGACGACACCTTTGAAGACCTGATCGAAGCGAGCTGA
- a CDS encoding protein-methionine-sulfoxide reductase heme-binding subunit MsrQ, with product MYPWLDRSGQLSWLKLSVFVGVTLPGLWAAVIWANGTPAAAGALGTSAMPVTAALHQIGLWAVRLLLITLAVTPLRRIGAWPRAITLRRMLGVSAFFYAAIHLALYVVQQNFRLGFVASEIVLRFYLSIGFVALVGLLVLAITSTDSAVRRLGGRKWQRLHYLVYPLTVLGLAHFFLQSKINVGEPILMSGFFIWLMLYRAAYHWNGDRGLSVVQLGLLAVGTAGLTLAGEALWYELATGIGGQRILAATFDFRHVRPAWWVMLVAAAFIPLKWAADRYWSRHRQAGGRAAAAA from the coding sequence TTGTATCCATGGCTCGATCGTTCCGGCCAACTTTCCTGGCTGAAGCTGAGTGTCTTCGTCGGCGTCACGCTGCCGGGATTGTGGGCTGCCGTGATCTGGGCCAATGGCACCCCGGCAGCAGCCGGCGCCTTGGGCACCAGCGCCATGCCGGTGACGGCAGCACTCCATCAGATCGGCCTATGGGCTGTACGTCTTTTGCTCATAACACTTGCCGTTACACCTTTGCGCCGGATCGGGGCGTGGCCGCGGGCGATCACCCTGCGCCGCATGCTGGGCGTCAGCGCGTTCTTCTACGCCGCGATCCATCTCGCGCTTTACGTCGTCCAACAGAATTTCAGGCTGGGTTTTGTGGCGAGCGAAATCGTGCTGCGCTTCTATCTCTCCATCGGCTTTGTCGCCCTGGTCGGACTGCTGGTCCTTGCGATCACCTCGACCGACAGCGCGGTGCGGCGCCTTGGCGGCAGGAAGTGGCAGCGCCTTCATTATCTCGTCTACCCGCTCACCGTGCTGGGCCTGGCGCACTTCTTCTTGCAGTCGAAGATCAATGTCGGCGAGCCGATCTTGATGAGCGGCTTCTTCATATGGTTGATGCTGTATCGAGCGGCCTATCATTGGAACGGCGATCGCGGCTTATCGGTGGTGCAATTGGGATTGCTGGCCGTCGGAACAGCCGGGCTGACGCTGGCGGGCGAGGCTCTGTGGTATGAACTGGCGACTGGCATTGGCGGGCAGCGCATTCTGGCGGCAACCTTCGATTTCAGGCATGTCCGTCCGGCGTGGTGGGTCATGCTGGTGGCGGCGGCATTCATTCCGCTGAAATGGGCTGCCGATCGATATTGGAGTCGGCACAGACAGGCCGGTGGTCGCGCCGCCGCTGCGGCGTGA
- a CDS encoding aminotransferase, with product MNPIFAQASTSIFETMSRLARQHDAVNLGQGFPDDPGPLDVREKAAEAVVKGWNQYPPMMGIPELRQAIARHYKRFHALDLDWENEIMVTSGATEALAGSLMALIEPGDEVVLFQPMYDAYLPLVKRAGGVPRFVSLKPPHWGLDEVQLQTVFNERTRVVLLNHPLNPTGSVFSRADLDLLAKYIVAHDCILICDEVWEHVLFYNAAYDPTLTLPDLRRRTLKIGSAGKIFSLTGWKVGFVCATPEILKVVAKAHQYITFTTPPNLQAAVAYGLDKPDAYFIGMRSDFQAAQDRLAAGLTALGFDVIPSKATYFLNIDLSKGRFAGMDDVTFAMRLVEEAGVASIPVSAFYAEHPVTSVVRFCFAKRFETLDEALRRISRFC from the coding sequence ATGAATCCGATCTTTGCCCAGGCCTCGACCAGCATTTTCGAAACCATGTCCCGGCTCGCCCGCCAACATGATGCTGTCAATCTGGGGCAAGGATTCCCTGATGATCCCGGGCCACTCGATGTCCGTGAAAAGGCCGCCGAAGCAGTGGTGAAAGGCTGGAACCAGTACCCACCGATGATGGGCATTCCAGAACTTCGCCAGGCAATCGCTCGCCACTACAAACGCTTCCACGCCCTCGATCTCGATTGGGAGAACGAGATCATGGTGACGTCCGGCGCGACGGAGGCTTTGGCGGGTTCATTGATGGCGCTGATCGAGCCCGGCGATGAAGTTGTGCTGTTCCAGCCGATGTACGACGCCTATCTGCCATTGGTGAAGCGCGCCGGCGGCGTACCCCGCTTCGTGTCCCTGAAGCCACCGCATTGGGGGCTGGACGAGGTGCAGCTGCAAACAGTCTTCAACGAGCGGACGCGTGTGGTGCTTCTCAATCATCCGCTGAACCCCACCGGCTCGGTCTTCTCGCGGGCCGACCTTGATCTGCTGGCCAAGTACATCGTCGCCCATGATTGCATCCTCATCTGTGACGAGGTCTGGGAGCATGTGCTGTTCTACAACGCGGCCTATGATCCGACCCTGACCTTGCCCGATCTGCGACGCCGGACGCTCAAGATCGGCTCGGCCGGCAAGATCTTCTCGTTGACTGGTTGGAAAGTCGGCTTCGTTTGCGCGACGCCTGAAATCCTCAAAGTGGTTGCAAAAGCTCATCAGTACATCACCTTCACGACGCCACCCAATCTGCAAGCGGCGGTGGCCTATGGCTTGGACAAGCCAGATGCGTATTTCATCGGCATGCGGAGCGACTTTCAGGCCGCGCAAGATCGCTTGGCCGCCGGCCTCACCGCACTTGGGTTCGATGTCATCCCCTCAAAGGCCACCTATTTTCTCAATATCGATCTCTCCAAGGGGCGCTTTGCTGGCATGGACGATGTCACCTTTGCGATGCGGTTGGTCGAGGAAGCAGGCGTCGCCTCGATCCCGGTCAGCGCCTTCTACGCCGAGCACCCCGTCACCAGCGTCGTCCGCTTCTGCTTTGCCAAGCGTTTCGAGACGCTCGATGAGGCCCTGCGCCGAATCAGCCGCTTCTGCTAG
- a CDS encoding N,N-dimethylformamidase beta subunit family domain-containing protein — MLKIVGYTDRPSVRPGERLDFKVSCEDGARAFDARIVRLICGDDGPTSPGYKVLPIEAKVNGSYSGRKQAIDVGSYMLAKQPVTLHASAGFTLAAIIQPHWVDKEAPQTIIACHDLGHPGSMRGVSLGLDRSGAAAVTVGDGRGQITLGTGRPLLAKRWYLIAASYDATDRRLIVIQRPLDRQFGEPEHSDGSAVIPFTLPDMTHATLTVGAALVPGMVDRRQSQLHFDGKIEAPALYAGYLDPLRVSHPSWATQPCIARWDFSRDMAARVIHDQSGNGIDGELVNLPTRAVTGSNWHSETTNWRERPELYGAIHFHSDDLYDMGWATDFSWDLPGDLPSGIYGCELSTPDGGEDVVPFFVLPPKGRNTASVALLASTYTYLAYANSHHGYEDALSEVCYGALLELGPAEQFLKERRDFGISLYDRHRDGSGSSYSSWLRPILNTRPKRAIWNFNADLHITDWLHAIGQPYDIITDDRIHAEGADLLKGYRCVIAGTHPEYHSTQMLDAFERYQKDGGRLIYLGGNGFYWRIATNPEWPAAIEVRRGESGTRCYELPPGERYHAFTGEFGGLWRSQGRAPQKMFGVGFVTEGFDASSYYTRLADSFDPRAAFIFDGIGPTDRIGDFGILGGAAGLELDASDPELGTPAHALILAKSVEHSNTFLLTPEELLAGFPGLDAIESDRCRAELVFFETPSGGAAFSTGSIGWASALSHNKYDNNVSRITLNVLRRFLDPDAFA; from the coding sequence ATGCTGAAGATCGTCGGCTATACGGATCGCCCGTCGGTGCGCCCAGGTGAGCGCCTCGATTTCAAGGTCTCTTGCGAGGATGGCGCGCGCGCATTCGATGCCCGCATTGTGCGCCTCATCTGCGGCGATGACGGCCCGACCAGTCCCGGCTACAAGGTGCTGCCGATCGAAGCCAAGGTGAATGGCAGCTATTCCGGCCGCAAGCAGGCGATCGATGTCGGGTCCTACATGCTGGCCAAGCAACCGGTCACGCTGCATGCCTCGGCCGGCTTTACCCTGGCCGCGATCATTCAGCCGCATTGGGTCGACAAGGAAGCACCACAAACGATCATTGCCTGCCATGACCTTGGGCATCCAGGTTCGATGCGCGGCGTTTCATTGGGGCTTGATCGCAGTGGTGCAGCGGCCGTGACGGTCGGCGATGGTCGCGGCCAGATCACGCTGGGAACCGGCCGACCCTTGCTGGCCAAGCGGTGGTACCTGATCGCCGCCAGCTATGACGCCACCGATCGCCGGCTCATCGTCATTCAGCGACCGCTCGACCGGCAGTTTGGTGAACCCGAGCACAGCGACGGTTCGGCCGTCATCCCGTTCACCCTGCCGGATATGACCCACGCCACCCTCACGGTCGGCGCAGCGCTTGTGCCGGGCATGGTCGACCGGCGCCAATCGCAATTGCACTTCGACGGCAAGATCGAAGCGCCGGCGCTCTATGCCGGCTACCTGGATCCGCTGCGCGTCAGTCACCCCAGTTGGGCGACGCAGCCTTGCATCGCACGATGGGATTTCAGCCGCGACATGGCTGCCCGCGTCATCCACGACCAGAGCGGCAACGGGATTGACGGTGAGTTGGTCAATCTGCCGACGCGTGCGGTGACGGGTTCCAATTGGCATAGCGAGACAACCAACTGGCGGGAACGACCGGAACTGTACGGTGCGATCCACTTTCATAGCGATGATCTCTATGACATGGGCTGGGCAACGGATTTTTCCTGGGACCTGCCAGGCGATCTTCCCAGCGGGATCTATGGCTGCGAACTGTCGACGCCGGACGGTGGCGAGGACGTGGTGCCTTTCTTCGTCCTGCCGCCTAAGGGTCGGAACACCGCCTCGGTCGCCCTGCTCGCTTCCACCTATACCTACCTCGCCTATGCCAATTCGCATCACGGCTATGAAGATGCCCTCTCCGAGGTCTGCTATGGTGCATTGCTTGAGCTCGGCCCGGCGGAGCAGTTCCTGAAGGAGCGGCGCGATTTCGGCATTTCGCTGTACGACCGGCATCGCGACGGTTCCGGATCAAGCTATTCGTCCTGGCTGCGTCCGATCCTCAACACCCGGCCAAAGCGCGCGATCTGGAATTTCAATGCGGATCTGCACATCACGGATTGGCTGCACGCGATCGGACAGCCCTACGACATCATCACCGACGACCGCATTCACGCCGAAGGCGCCGATCTGCTGAAGGGATATCGCTGCGTGATTGCCGGCACGCATCCCGAATACCACAGCACCCAGATGCTGGATGCGTTCGAGCGCTATCAGAAGGATGGCGGCAGGCTCATCTATCTCGGCGGCAATGGATTCTACTGGCGCATTGCCACCAATCCGGAATGGCCGGCAGCGATCGAGGTTCGCCGGGGCGAGTCCGGCACGCGCTGCTACGAACTGCCGCCCGGTGAGCGTTACCATGCCTTCACCGGCGAGTTTGGCGGCCTGTGGCGCAGCCAGGGCCGGGCGCCCCAGAAGATGTTCGGGGTCGGCTTCGTCACCGAGGGCTTCGATGCCAGCTCCTACTATACCCGCCTTGCCGACAGTTTCGATCCCCGCGCAGCCTTTATCTTCGACGGTATTGGCCCCACCGACCGGATCGGCGATTTCGGGATTCTTGGCGGTGCTGCTGGCCTGGAACTGGATGCCTCGGATCCGGAACTCGGCACACCGGCCCATGCGCTGATCCTGGCCAAATCGGTCGAGCATTCGAACACCTTCCTCCTGACGCCGGAAGAATTGCTGGCGGGCTTCCCGGGCCTTGATGCCATCGAGAGCGATCGCTGCCGTGCCGAACTCGTCTTCTTCGAAACACCGAGTGGCGGGGCGGCTTTTTCGACCGGGTCGATCGGCTGGGCCAGCGCGCTCAGCCACAACAAATATGATAACAATGTTTCCAGGATCACCCTGAATGTGCTGCGGCGCTTCCTGGATCCTGATGCCTTCGCTTAG
- a CDS encoding DsbA family oxidoreductase translates to MSTHNIAMLLEIFADTVCPWCFIGKRRLMRALANRPQSDLVIRWRAFQLNPGMPMAGIDRAQYMTAKFGSLERAQRVFDSVARVGRNEGIDFQFDRIKRTPNTLRSHRLLQAAARIGREAALLDRLYNAYFLEGIDIGDPDRLVSLAEEMGLPGDMAHAAVEGIPEIDLALAEDFQSRRLGITGVPYLIFNGHFGLSGAQEPEVLYSMFDLAREDDKGKLAS, encoded by the coding sequence ATGAGCACTCACAATATCGCCATGCTGCTGGAAATATTCGCTGACACCGTCTGCCCCTGGTGCTTTATCGGCAAGCGCCGGCTGATGCGTGCGTTGGCCAATCGGCCGCAATCCGACCTCGTGATCCGCTGGCGTGCCTTCCAGCTGAACCCTGGCATGCCGATGGCCGGCATCGACCGCGCGCAATACATGACCGCCAAATTCGGTTCGCTCGAGCGGGCACAGCGGGTGTTCGACAGCGTGGCGCGGGTTGGCCGCAATGAAGGCATCGATTTTCAATTCGACCGCATCAAGCGCACGCCCAACACCTTACGCTCGCATCGCCTGCTGCAGGCAGCCGCGCGGATCGGGCGCGAGGCGGCCTTGCTCGACCGGCTTTACAATGCCTATTTCCTGGAAGGGATCGATATCGGCGATCCAGACAGGCTGGTGAGCCTTGCGGAGGAGATGGGGCTGCCGGGTGACATGGCGCATGCCGCGGTCGAAGGGATCCCCGAGATCGATCTGGCTTTGGCCGAGGATTTCCAGTCCCGCCGGCTCGGCATCACCGGCGTGCCCTATCTGATCTTCAACGGCCATTTCGGCTTGTCAGGCGCACAAGAGCCCGAGGTGCTCTATTCCATGTTCGACCTCGCTCGCGAGGACGACAAGGGCAAGCTGGCTTCGTAG